The following proteins are encoded in a genomic region of Phycisphaerae bacterium:
- a CDS encoding NUDIX hydrolase, translated as MSFTYEYPRPMVVVDCVVFGLADDALKVLLIRRARSPHQGAWALPGGFIEMDEPLETAALRELREETGVRDLYLEQLYTFGDPARDPRGRVISVGYYALVKPELHQTKAGDDAADAKWVDVMRVGPMAFDHAQILQVACDRLRAKVRYQPIGFELLPRKFTLSQLQRMYEVILGRQLDKRNFRRKMLKMKILIELPERQADVPHRAARLYRFDRRQYQRLASAGFNFEI; from the coding sequence ATGAGTTTCACCTACGAATATCCGAGGCCGATGGTTGTGGTCGATTGCGTCGTGTTCGGATTGGCTGATGACGCGTTGAAAGTGCTGCTGATTCGGCGAGCCCGCTCGCCCCACCAGGGCGCGTGGGCACTACCCGGGGGCTTCATTGAAATGGACGAGCCGCTCGAAACCGCGGCGCTTCGCGAACTGCGCGAGGAGACGGGCGTCCGGGATCTCTATCTAGAGCAGCTTTACACCTTCGGCGATCCCGCGCGCGATCCACGCGGCCGGGTGATCAGCGTTGGTTACTATGCGCTGGTGAAGCCTGAGTTGCACCAGACGAAAGCGGGTGACGACGCGGCGGACGCGAAGTGGGTGGATGTGATGCGCGTGGGGCCGATGGCGTTCGACCATGCCCAGATACTCCAGGTGGCATGCGACCGCCTGAGAGCCAAGGTGCGGTATCAGCCGATCGGGTTTGAGTTGCTGCCGCGAAAGTTCACGCTTTCCCAGCTGCAGCGCATGTACGAGGTGATCCTCGGCCGTCAGCTCGATAAGCGTAATTTCCGTCGAAAGATGCTGAAAATGAAGATACTGATCGAGCTGCCGGAACGGCAGGCGGACGTTCCTCACCGGGCGGCGCGACTCTACCGATTTGACCGACGACAGTATCAGCGGCTCGCCAGTGCGGGCTTCAATTTCGAAATCTGA
- a CDS encoding nicotinate phosphoribosyltransferase: MSSPPDLYRTSLGLLTDFYQLTMAYGYWKSGVADREAVFTLTYRKNPFDGGFSIAAGLGSLIGFLERFRFDESDLDYLSGLTGNDGKRLFEPAFIDYLAGLRLTCDIDAIPEGTSVFPHEPLVRVCGPIIESQLLESPILNIINFQTLIATKASRVCMAARGEPVLEFGLRRAHGIDGSLSASRAAYIGGCTATSNVLAGKLFGIPVRGTHAHSWVMCFDSEREAFEAYAATMPNNCVFLVDTYDSLDGVRRAVEIGKRLREQGHELGGIRLDSGDLAYLSIEARKILDEAGFPGAAIVASNDLDEKIIESLWDQGAKISVWGVGTKLVTGHDQPALGGVYKMTAVRKPGQPWRYTLKLSEQSVKISTPGILQVRRYRDDGLFSGDAIHDINTDLTTGCTIVDPLDLTRRKHLPATAPHEDLLVPVFRGGECVYAIPPLSESRRVAAEQLASLHPSIKRFTFPHGYPVGLEKSLHDLKTRLILEARERAE; encoded by the coding sequence ATGAGTTCGCCCCCTGATCTCTACCGCACGTCACTCGGCCTGCTGACAGACTTTTATCAATTAACGATGGCATACGGATACTGGAAATCCGGCGTCGCGGACCGTGAGGCCGTCTTCACCCTGACCTACCGGAAGAATCCGTTTGACGGCGGTTTCAGCATTGCGGCGGGCCTCGGCTCCCTGATCGGATTTCTCGAACGATTTCGGTTCGATGAATCCGACCTGGACTATCTATCCGGCCTGACGGGCAATGACGGCAAGCGGCTGTTCGAGCCCGCATTCATTGACTATCTCGCCGGTCTGCGGCTGACGTGCGATATCGACGCGATTCCGGAAGGAACATCGGTCTTTCCCCACGAGCCCCTCGTGCGCGTCTGCGGGCCGATCATCGAGAGCCAACTGCTGGAGTCGCCGATTCTCAACATCATCAACTTTCAGACGCTCATCGCGACCAAGGCGTCCCGGGTCTGCATGGCCGCGCGCGGCGAGCCCGTCCTCGAATTCGGTCTGCGACGCGCCCATGGCATCGACGGTTCGCTCTCCGCGAGTCGTGCGGCCTATATCGGCGGATGCACGGCGACATCGAATGTCCTCGCGGGGAAATTGTTCGGCATCCCGGTTCGCGGCACGCACGCTCACAGTTGGGTGATGTGTTTCGATTCGGAGCGAGAGGCCTTCGAGGCATACGCCGCGACGATGCCGAACAACTGTGTCTTCCTCGTGGACACCTATGACTCGCTCGATGGCGTGCGGCGCGCCGTCGAGATCGGGAAGCGCCTTCGCGAGCAAGGCCACGAACTGGGAGGCATCCGTCTGGATTCTGGGGACCTGGCTTATCTGAGCATTGAAGCACGAAAAATACTGGACGAGGCGGGTTTTCCCGGCGCTGCGATTGTGGCGAGCAACGATCTCGACGAGAAAATCATCGAGAGTCTGTGGGATCAGGGCGCCAAGATCAGCGTCTGGGGAGTCGGCACGAAGCTGGTCACGGGCCACGATCAACCCGCGTTGGGGGGCGTTTACAAGATGACGGCGGTCCGAAAGCCCGGACAGCCCTGGCGATATACGTTGAAGCTCTCCGAGCAGTCGGTCAAAATCTCCACACCCGGCATATTGCAGGTGCGGCGTTATCGCGACGATGGTCTATTTTCAGGCGATGCGATTCACGATATCAACACAGATCTGACCACCGGCTGCACCATCGTCGACCCACTTGATCTGACAAGACGAAAGCACCTTCCCGCGACGGCGCCGCACGAAGATCTGCTGGTGCCGGTCTTCCGAGGCGGCGAATGTGTTTACGCCATCCCGCCACTATCGGAATCACGGCGCGTGGCGGCGGAACAACTGGCCAGCCTCCACCCAAGCATCAAGCGTTTCACCTTTCCGCATGGCTATCCGGTCGGCCTGGAGAAAAGCCTGCACGATCTCAAGACGCGGCTCATTCTTGAAGCGAGAGAGCGTGCCGAATGA
- a CDS encoding RedB protein, producing MAPGNWPDRSKLTCASDQMTLVTFIHPACPCSMASIEELARIQAHCGERLKFYVVFVWSGGSSQLDASMTYRSSIANPGFESVVDRDTSEARAFGAQTSGHAFLFARDGRLVFDGGITGARGHSGDNLGQMAIEEWVFKGRSDTIATPVFGCGLLHPSESGLEGAR from the coding sequence ATGGCGCCAGGCAACTGGCCGGACCGATCGAAGCTCACCTGCGCTTCCGATCAAATGACGCTCGTCACGTTCATTCATCCCGCGTGCCCCTGCTCCATGGCGTCGATCGAAGAACTCGCTCGAATTCAGGCACACTGCGGCGAGCGACTGAAGTTCTATGTCGTCTTCGTTTGGTCCGGCGGCAGCTCGCAATTGGACGCATCAATGACCTATCGATCTTCGATTGCGAATCCGGGGTTCGAATCCGTGGTCGATCGCGACACGTCCGAGGCTCGAGCCTTTGGAGCTCAAACGTCGGGTCACGCATTCCTCTTCGCGCGAGACGGCCGCCTGGTTTTCGATGGTGGTATCACCGGTGCAAGGGGCCACTCCGGGGACAACCTGGGTCAAATGGCGATCGAGGAATGGGTGTTCAAGGGGCGATCCGACACCATCGCGACCCCGGTCTTTGGTTGCGGCCTTTTGCATCCTTCAGAGTCGGGACTGGAGGGGGCGAGATGA